A portion of the Pseudarthrobacter sp. L1SW genome contains these proteins:
- a CDS encoding SIS domain-containing protein — translation MTAEWSLRETDLRTLAATPALPAVLPGSGFVDPASSDIVLTHLDNVLPALDSLRSQSSRLAAWGVELAQRLLRGQRLLAAGNGGSAAEAQHLTAELVGRFDGERVPFSAISLHAESSAVTAIANDYGFDDVFARQVRAHGRSGDVLMLLSTSGKSPNLLRAAEVAAKLNITTWALTGVGPNPLADACDEAVMIDALNANAQEGHLIALHAMCRAFDLEVGRRSAPDAGLSLRGGRP, via the coding sequence GTGACTGCCGAATGGTCCCTTCGTGAAACCGACCTGCGCACTTTGGCCGCCACGCCGGCCCTCCCCGCGGTCCTGCCGGGTTCCGGCTTTGTGGACCCGGCCAGCTCGGACATCGTGCTGACGCACCTGGACAATGTGCTGCCGGCGCTGGATTCGCTGCGCAGCCAGTCCAGCCGCCTTGCGGCCTGGGGAGTGGAGCTTGCCCAGCGCCTGCTGCGCGGGCAGCGGCTGCTCGCAGCCGGGAACGGCGGCTCGGCGGCGGAGGCGCAGCACCTGACTGCCGAGCTGGTGGGCAGGTTCGACGGCGAACGCGTCCCGTTCTCCGCGATCTCGCTGCACGCTGAGTCGTCCGCCGTCACGGCCATCGCCAACGATTACGGCTTCGATGACGTCTTCGCGCGGCAGGTGCGCGCGCACGGCCGGTCCGGCGACGTGCTGATGCTGCTGTCAACGAGCGGCAAGAGCCCCAACCTGCTGCGGGCGGCGGAGGTTGCCGCAAAGCTGAACATCACCACCTGGGCGCTGACCGGCGTCGGGCCCAACCCCCTGGCCGACGCCTGCGATGAAGCCGTGATGATCGACGCCCTCAACGCCAACGCCCAGGAAGGACACCTCATCGCCCTGCACGCGATGTGCCGTGCGTTCGACCTGGAAGTGGGACGGCGCAGCGCCCCCGACGCAGGCCTGTCATTGCGGGGAGGCCGGCCATGA
- a CDS encoding aldehyde dehydrogenase — MPTTAIETTTDQELAERGGITIRNPRTGEVLWTVPEAGPDAVARAVEVARSASPDWASTAAAQRGAALKAAARALDAAAQELAGLNASETGRPVDESLAGIAAGVSTLEQYAELGPIHRGLSLRGNALASDYTVAEPRGVAALLTPWNDPVAVACGLIGAALVTGNTVIHKPSERCPRLGEALGEVLAPAFPPGVFQTLSGGAGVGALLAESEVDVIAHVGSSASGARIARAGALTGAHVIRENGGNDPLLVDRDVDPVWAAEQAAIGAFSNSGQICVAVERIYVHEAIAAEFCAALEAEAALRNGHGTVAPLVDGRMREAVHAHVADALQQGARAVEGGALPDGPGSFYPATVLTGCTDTMEVMTEETFGPVAPVQVVKTFDDGLRLACSGRYGLAATVLSGNIAHIQQAVAALPVGTVKINEVFGGAPGGAAQPRGASGAGFGYGPELLDEFSRVKVVHIAAPPAQATQQEGEDRP; from the coding sequence ATGCCCACCACTGCCATCGAAACAACAACGGACCAGGAATTGGCTGAGCGCGGCGGCATCACCATCCGCAACCCGCGCACCGGGGAGGTCCTCTGGACCGTGCCGGAGGCCGGGCCGGATGCCGTGGCCCGTGCCGTGGAGGTAGCCCGCAGCGCGTCCCCGGACTGGGCTTCCACTGCCGCAGCCCAGCGGGGTGCCGCACTCAAGGCGGCCGCGCGCGCGCTCGATGCGGCCGCCCAGGAACTGGCCGGGCTGAATGCCAGCGAAACGGGCCGGCCGGTGGACGAATCGCTGGCGGGGATTGCCGCCGGAGTGTCCACCCTGGAGCAGTATGCCGAGCTCGGCCCCATCCACCGCGGCCTCAGCCTGCGGGGAAATGCGCTGGCCTCGGACTACACGGTGGCGGAGCCGCGGGGAGTGGCCGCGCTCCTCACCCCGTGGAATGATCCCGTGGCCGTGGCCTGCGGGTTGATCGGCGCCGCGCTGGTCACCGGCAATACCGTGATCCACAAACCCAGCGAGCGCTGCCCGCGCCTCGGCGAAGCCCTCGGGGAGGTCCTGGCGCCGGCCTTCCCGCCGGGTGTCTTCCAGACGCTGTCAGGCGGCGCGGGCGTCGGCGCGCTCCTTGCCGAGTCCGAGGTGGACGTTATCGCGCACGTGGGCTCAAGCGCTTCCGGTGCCCGCATTGCCAGGGCCGGAGCGCTCACCGGTGCCCACGTCATCCGGGAAAACGGCGGAAACGATCCGCTGCTGGTGGACCGGGACGTGGATCCCGTGTGGGCAGCCGAGCAGGCCGCGATCGGCGCCTTCAGCAACAGCGGGCAGATCTGCGTGGCGGTTGAACGGATCTACGTCCACGAGGCCATCGCAGCCGAATTCTGCGCCGCCCTGGAGGCAGAGGCCGCGCTCCGCAACGGCCACGGCACGGTTGCCCCGCTGGTGGACGGGCGGATGCGCGAGGCCGTCCACGCACACGTGGCCGACGCACTGCAGCAGGGCGCCCGCGCCGTGGAGGGCGGCGCCCTTCCCGACGGTCCGGGCTCCTTCTATCCCGCCACGGTGCTGACCGGATGCACCGACACAATGGAGGTGATGACCGAGGAAACCTTCGGGCCCGTCGCGCCGGTGCAGGTGGTGAAAACGTTCGACGACGGCCTGCGGCTCGCGTGCAGCGGCAGGTATGGCCTCGCTGCCACAGTCCTGTCCGGCAATATTGCCCACATCCAGCAGGCGGTGGCCGCCCTTCCCGTGGGCACGGTGAAGATCAACGAGGTGTTTGGCGGTGCCCCCGGCGGCGCCGCCCAACCGCGGGGTGCGAGCGGTGCCGGTTTCGGCTACGGCCCGGAACTCCTGGATGAGTTCAGCCGGGTGAAAGTGGTGCACATCGCGGCACCGCCAGCCCAGGCAACACAGCAAGAGGGGGAGGACCGGCCATGA
- a CDS encoding PfkB family carbohydrate kinase → MRIVVVGDVMLDVDLSGDATRLSPDAPVPVVDVSGVKRRAGGAGLVARMLAQDGWPVTLVTVLGDDDAGRQLEQHLAGVRLVSGPSGHASPVKTRVRAGSHPVVRFDQGCGKAPIPDVTPAMLRAVEKAGVIIVADYGRGLAANPQLRDLLARLAGTIPIIWDPHPAGAAPVPGVAVVTPNLAEASKAAQALAGERGGGQAAASAGAGRDVHGVAGDPPAQEPQDEAVQAGRILLEHWQSRAVLVTKGEQGAVLLREGRTSPDAVPAPRVEAGDPCGAGDRLAASLAVHLLAGRELGEAARLAVHDAADFLANGGVSAFPDSEADPETGPGTGREAEAASGAGAGAATAGPLRPPTPVGGKRRISEPLLLARVVRDNGGKVVATGGCFDLLHAGHVRSLAAARELGDCLIVCLNSDDSVRRLKGPERPIIGQQDRAELLLAMECVDAVMIFDEDTPEAALERLRPDIWVKGGDYKGARLPEADLVEKWGGRCLTVPYHPARSTTGLADALAKVS, encoded by the coding sequence ATGAGGATCGTGGTGGTGGGTGACGTGATGCTGGATGTGGACCTGTCCGGTGACGCCACCCGGCTCAGCCCCGATGCGCCCGTGCCCGTGGTGGATGTTTCCGGGGTGAAGCGGCGTGCCGGCGGTGCGGGCCTGGTAGCCCGGATGCTCGCCCAGGACGGCTGGCCCGTGACGCTGGTGACGGTCCTGGGCGATGACGACGCCGGGCGGCAGCTGGAACAGCACCTCGCCGGAGTGCGGCTGGTCTCAGGTCCCAGCGGCCACGCCTCGCCCGTCAAGACCCGGGTCAGGGCCGGATCCCACCCGGTGGTCCGTTTCGACCAGGGCTGCGGGAAGGCCCCCATTCCGGACGTCACGCCGGCCATGCTCCGCGCCGTCGAGAAGGCCGGAGTGATCATCGTGGCCGATTACGGCAGGGGCCTGGCGGCGAATCCGCAGCTGCGGGACCTCCTGGCCCGGCTGGCCGGGACCATCCCCATCATCTGGGACCCGCATCCCGCCGGCGCGGCCCCCGTACCGGGCGTTGCCGTAGTGACCCCCAACCTCGCCGAAGCGAGCAAGGCGGCGCAGGCGCTCGCCGGGGAACGCGGCGGCGGGCAGGCCGCGGCGTCCGCCGGCGCTGGCCGGGACGTTCACGGCGTGGCCGGGGATCCGCCGGCGCAGGAGCCGCAGGATGAGGCCGTCCAGGCCGGCCGGATCCTGCTGGAGCACTGGCAAAGCCGTGCCGTGCTGGTGACCAAGGGTGAACAGGGCGCGGTGCTGCTGCGGGAGGGCCGGACTTCCCCGGATGCCGTCCCGGCGCCCCGGGTGGAAGCGGGCGATCCCTGCGGTGCGGGTGACCGGCTCGCTGCCAGCCTGGCCGTCCACCTCCTTGCCGGCAGGGAGCTCGGGGAGGCCGCCAGGCTCGCAGTCCATGATGCCGCCGACTTCCTGGCCAACGGGGGAGTATCTGCCTTTCCCGACTCCGAAGCGGACCCCGAAACAGGCCCCGGGACAGGCCGCGAGGCAGAGGCTGCTTCCGGCGCGGGCGCCGGTGCCGCCACTGCCGGTCCGCTGAGGCCCCCCACCCCGGTTGGCGGCAAGCGCCGCATCAGCGAACCGCTGCTGCTGGCCCGCGTGGTGCGGGACAACGGCGGCAAGGTGGTGGCCACCGGCGGTTGCTTCGACCTCCTGCATGCCGGCCATGTCCGGTCCCTTGCGGCCGCCCGCGAGCTGGGGGACTGCCTGATCGTCTGCCTCAACTCCGATGATTCGGTACGCCGGCTCAAGGGGCCGGAGCGTCCCATCATCGGCCAGCAGGACAGGGCCGAACTGCTGCTGGCCATGGAATGCGTGGACGCCGTGATGATCTTCGATGAAGACACCCCGGAAGCGGCCCTGGAACGGCTTCGCCCGGACATCTGGGTCAAGGGCGGTGACTACAAGGGCGCCCGCCTCCCGGAGGCCGACCTCGTGGAGAAGTGGGGCGGTCGGTGCCTCACCGTCCCCTACCACCCCGCCCGTTCCACCACCGGACTGGCCGATGCCCTCGCCAAGGTGAGCTGA
- a CDS encoding SDR family oxidoreductase, with amino-acid sequence MTAEVNVPASQTPGRVLVTGGASGLGAAVVDAVLKAGGTPVVLDRDISSVSNVKAFEVDVADRAAVEAAVKEAAESLGGLEAVVTAAGIDRCGKLADVEATEWEKVIGVNLMGTVSVVRAALPYLKASHGRVVTVASTLGKRAVADATAYCASKFGVVGFSHALAAETGGEIGVTTMIPGGMKTRFFDDRTEQYKPQDDSRLNDPANTAQAILFALNQPTGCEVREMLICHEEEGSWP; translated from the coding sequence ATGACTGCAGAAGTAAATGTGCCTGCCTCGCAGACCCCCGGCCGCGTGCTCGTAACGGGAGGTGCCTCCGGACTGGGGGCCGCCGTCGTCGACGCCGTCCTCAAGGCGGGCGGCACCCCGGTGGTGCTGGACCGGGACATCAGCAGCGTCTCCAACGTCAAGGCCTTCGAAGTGGACGTGGCGGACCGCGCCGCCGTGGAGGCCGCAGTAAAGGAAGCCGCCGAATCGCTTGGCGGGCTGGAAGCCGTGGTCACCGCAGCCGGCATCGACCGCTGCGGCAAGCTCGCCGACGTCGAAGCCACCGAGTGGGAAAAGGTCATCGGCGTGAACCTGATGGGCACGGTGTCCGTGGTGCGGGCGGCCCTGCCCTACCTCAAGGCCAGCCACGGCCGGGTGGTGACCGTTGCTTCCACCCTGGGCAAGCGCGCCGTTGCCGATGCGACGGCCTACTGCGCCTCGAAGTTCGGCGTGGTGGGCTTCAGCCACGCGCTCGCCGCCGAGACGGGGGGAGAGATCGGCGTGACCACCATGATCCCCGGCGGCATGAAAACGCGGTTCTTCGATGACCGCACGGAGCAGTACAAGCCGCAGGACGATTCGCGCCTCAACGACCCCGCCAACACCGCGCAGGCCATCCTGTTCGCGTTGAACCAGCCCACCGGCTGCGAGGTCCGCGAAATGCTGATCTGCCACGAGGAAGAGGGCTCCTGGCCCTAA